The genome window GCGCAGGCATTATTAATCTTGAGTTTTGATCAACGGACGACGTGATCAGCATGTAAGGTAATGGATAAAGCCATGTGGAAGTCAAAATCTGGAAGAAGATGGGGAAGCCTTTTGGCGTCGTCTTCTTTGGCGGAATGAGGCCACCAAGAAACAATAATGGGGATTGGATTTCCTGTGGGTCTCTCTCGAGATACGCAGCGTCCGCCCACCGCATGCACGTAAGCATCATCTCGCCTTCTCCGCCGGATATTATAAGGTTGGCCATCCACCACCAGCTCTTCGTTCTTATCGTGAACCAACCAAACTATTCTTGTTCTTATTAGTTTAGAGCTCATATGTATGACATCTTGCCTTCCAAAcaaggctatatatatatatatatatatgtatgttgtcACAGAAAAGCTGGTGCCTGTTGTTGTTTAGGTCTTACATGGCGTGGCTATGGTTCCCGGCGGAAGGGGAGGATGGCATTGTGGTGATTAAGGACTAGAAGAAGGGGTGTCTGCGGGACGCGAATCTGGGATCCACCCGATGGACCGGCCTGATTGACGCGTGTCCGAGACCGACGGTCGGGCGGAGGCCGGGGCGGGACCCACTTTATCCACAACGTCCGCGTTCGCCGCCGATGTCGGTCGCTGTGGCGGCGCCACGCCGTGGAAAAAATGAACCGTCCTTTGACCGCCAGCAGGTCTCCCGGATGATCACCACCGTCGATCTCATCAGATCCATGGTTAGGATCATCGAGAGCACCAGTGTGGCTCCGCTTCCAACCACTGCGTCACGACTTACGTGCGACTGCTGCTTCGTGTGTCCGCCCCGTCGGTGGTCAACTTGGTCGTGACTTAAGCCGGGAGGAAAAAGAAATTATGACTTCAAATTCTAATGAAATGCATAGAAATTTGCTTCTGATCAACTCTCTGATTTTGTTGATCTCACATCTCTGTTAATAAAGCTCCTAATGTTGTGCTACATAAGTAATTAACATTTTTAATTTACACAAACAAAATCATCTCTTCTCACATTAGTTTTTCTATAGATAAGCTACCAGCACAGAGGGAACAAGATGGGTGTTCACTAAATCTCCAAGTACCTGAAATCAAACTTAGTGGATCTCCTCATTGAAGTGGATAACTCTTCGACTCCCCTCCCTTATCCAACAGCAGCATTCCAGCTATGACTTGTGAGCATGCAAGTGAATACTATAAAGCATTGTATCATGGAATCTTATCTACTGCCAGTACTGGCATGCACCTTCTTATTCACTGTACTCCATTGTGTAAAGTGTgtgagcggggggggggggggggggggggcatctCAGAACTCTGTGTCCCTTTCCTTCTTTGTGGGGTGGCATCTCCCAGGGTTCCAACCACTTCAAACAAGAAAAATATGGGATTTATATATTGGTGATGAAATAGGTGAACAGAAAATGATTGGCAGATTCAATAGGTAGGAGATATTTTATGATCATGTTGTCTTAACAACACTAAAATAATTAGAAAGGTTGGAGAAGTGTTGTCAGAAACAGTGTGATGGTTTGTTCCTGTAGAAAACCAGAGTCCACCACCCTTATCCCAAGCTTCAAGTTCAAACAAGTTGCAGGTCAACATATACaagtaaaatattaatattagaaGAAACTTGTTGTTTGACTGAGTCAATGAACATCCTTCAATGCATTTGACAGATTATTGAAGATTTCAAAATGAAGCTTTGACATCAAGTTGGTGGTCTCTGCTTTGCAGATTTCTATGGAGATCATTTTGAGTAAGAAAGATTCATTAGCAAGCAGCAGAAGTTTCTTTTGGGATAAGTGAAAAATCTCATTTGCTCAGAACCAAATCCACCCCTGCATGTTATTGAGGTAGTGCTTATCACAGAGTGTTTGTCATTACAGAATGAGGAGCACAAACTACTTCGATCTGCAGTTAGTGAACTTCTCTTCCAGCTCTACAGGCACTAGAATCTCCATACAAAAATTATTCTCCTATTTACATGATGGTACCTTGCAAAGGCAGAACAAAGGAAGAAATCCTGCACCTAAATGCTTGTATTCGTTTCTTTTTTGTACAAGGACACAAGATTGGAGGATGAGCTTGATCGTCCATGGTGCAGATGAAGATGACAGAGGTGAAGCTGTACAGTTGCAGTTGAAGCTCAGACATTGTAGATCATCCCGACCTCCAGCGTCGATGCATGAGGGATGCTGACTGCATACATTGGACCCCTGCAGTTCCTCCTCAGGAACTCGTATCCGAAATTGATCACAAGCCGCTTTATTAGGCTCGATCCACTCTTTGCCCTCATGTATGAATGCCCAAGGATGAATGCCATTCCTGCTTCTCTTGCTTCCATTAGCTCTTGCAACTCTTCTCTCGTGCCCTTCTCTAACTTCGGGCTCCTTGGCAAGACAAACCTTACTCTTTTCTCAGGTGGAATTGGCGAAGAGGGCATTGCCTTCGAGTTCGAAGGGCCAGGTGCTTCCACAGGTTCTACAGCTCTTTCCTCATGGAACCTGAAACCTGCACTCACCACCATCATCCTTTCATCACCGTTCTCGGTTGCCTCTACGTGACCATTCTGCTCGTGCCCTGCAGATTGTATGAACTCTGCAATGCTAGATACCAGATCCTTCTCGAACTCCAAGTCATCCTTGTGTATGTCATGGTACCCATACCTGACAATGACCCTGTAACTTCTGTATTCTTTTGGACCAACGCGACCAACAAGGAATCTTTCCTCGGCCAGGACGTGTGGCACTGGGACTGACTTTATGCAAAGGAAGACAAGAACCTGGTGCGAATGAAGTATAATGTTATGTTGATGAACAATATGAATCAATTCTATCATTTAAGTGATAAGAGAATCAACGACGCCTGTTCTATTACTGCCGATAAGCTTAGTGTGTGGAAAACCTTAATAGTTACCTGGTGAAATGCTGGTAAGTTGGTGACAAAATGTGAGAAAATGGCTGGGATTCCTGATATGAGCTCTGTATGAATAAGCCCAATGCCTCGCACACGTACAAAGCCAAGAGCAGGACCAAGGCTAAGGAGCCAGTTGATGGGGACCTTGTTCTGGACATCAAATTCGTACTTCTTACGTGTGCCATAATGCCATATGCACATGACAGTCATGAGAACGAAGGAAAGAGCAATAGGAACCCATGCTCCCTCGAGGAACTTGATTAGGGAGGCCGAGAAGAAGAGCACCTCTATGGTTCCGAAGAATACAACGAAGCATATAGCAAGAAAAATGTTCTTGTGCCAGCAAAGGACAATTACCAGGGACATCAAGCAGGTGGTTACCAGCATAACAATTATAACTGCTAAACCTGTTGCAATTGAAGAGTCAAAGATGGTGCACTAACAAAATTCATGTGCAACGATGTAAATCGTAAAGAGAGATATCCTCCGGAGAATATGAAATCATCACTTGACAGGTTGTTCACATATGAAAGGGTTATGGTATCACTATCAACATTAACAAATGAGTTATTGGATGCAAACAATTATAGAATCATGATCGAaggcagcagcagaagcagaagAAAGACTGATTAACTgcaaactaaaagatgtttaaaaatgagagaaaaaaaaaagtttgtatCGGAATAATAGTAGAGTGAATCACATAGTAGAAGTATAGAACCATaaatttttttgcatgaaggcCCAAAAACATATAAATACAGGTGATCCAAGACtttgtttattaaaaaaattgaaaagagAAAAAGCAAAAGGAACAGTCTCAAAGGTTGATGCTGGAGATGACCAATCTATATATAATAGGAAATGGCAGCATAGATTATAGAAGCCAAATTGTCTACATGATACAGTGGTGAGATCGGCACATTAAAGTTCCATTCACATGCCGATGCTTTTGTGAGCAAACTGGTTCCATGATCACCAATGGTGAGATCATTTGCCTGGGAGCTGGAGGCCCAAATCAGAAAGTTAAAACAAAGAATCTGAATGTAAAACCTAAATGACCTTGGAAAATTGAACTTAGATCTACAAAGTTCTCAATGAAATTATCAGAGAGCAAAACATGGAATTTTCTTCAAAATTGGACTGTCATATATATGTACTTCATGTTGTCTTCTTGGGGTAATTATCATTTATATAAATTGCTTGGATAAATGATAATTATTGCAAGAATATCAAACTGAATCTGATCCACAAGTTGAAGAGTCATCATGATCAACTAGGTCTATTCCCATAAATATAGGATTCTACAGGTAGAGATGACCTAAAATTCACGATAAAGAGGCAAAACCATTAGGCACCCAGACTTTAAAAAAGGGAGGCGCTTTATGTTAAATTGGTAAAAGAAATCCAAAGATCATAGAGAAATCAATGAATTATACTCTAGCACATTATACCTTGTGCATTGCCCAGGTGCTTTGTGTCTCTGAAACCAATAGTCACAGCCAAACACAATAACATCAAAATCCAGTTGATCTCTGGGATGTATACCTGACCACCTATTTTGGATGAAGTATGCACTATCTTCACCCTTGGAAAACAACCCAAGGCAGTGCACTGTTTGATAATTGAGAAAGTACCAGTTATAACTGATTGACTCCCCACCACAGCAGCAAGTATAGCTATTGCCAGAACAGGCCATCTTAATCTCTCTAACAAGAGAAAATTCTACATGTAAATACTCTGGAAATTAGGATGACTATGCTGATCAATCTATGATTGTGCAAAATTTAATATGCAGGAAAACAAATACCTGGTACAGACACATAGAACCCAATCCGATAATGATTTTGGATAACATGGTGCTGAGATAGATAAGCCGCTTGTCCCATATATGCTAGGAGCAAGGATGGGTACACCACAAAAGTAAAAGCAATCTGTAGAGAAATGAAAGTTTATTGGatagaaaattttaatgtcaATAGCCCTTATAGTGCAAGCACTCTGAATAAGTTGTTTaacaaatttaattcaagtctacTGAATTCTTGAAAACTAGCCAAAAATGACAAGTGCTCCACTTCAATAACATACAAATGTGTAGAAGTAGATACCGCTGACGAGATAAATGCGGCTCTTAGCTCTTGAAAATCAGCCCTTCCATCTCTTTTACAACTCACTTCATAAAAGCAAAATTTTCTTAAGGGTAATGGAAGCGACATTGGGAATTCTATGAAAAACATCTTTCACTACATTCTTCATATATCTTCTCATTTTGGGTCGAATCTTATCATTTTAAACCAGGCAATTAGTTTTTTTGTCAATCTACATGCGTTTTTATTGTGTCTTATGAGCATTAAGAATTTATTACTGCTTTCAAGTAGATGAATCTCAGATAAAGACTAAAGTATTACGAGACCTTTAATAAATGGAATATGACCCCAATCTCTTGCTCTGGAGATCTCGATATATGGCTGCATACAGTCTTTGGGAGAACAATGATGCACAAATGCATAAATTCAGGAGATGTAAAAATTAAAATGGTTTCCTTCCATGTTTATGGTAGGACTTATATTGCAGACAAACAAATTAACTCCAATTTGTACTCTACAGAATACTAGGAACCTTAATTCTCATCGACTTTGCCAATAACTGGTCCAAAATGTCAACCATGTCTAAGCCATGTTATATAGCTGTGTCTGAAGTGAATTATCTGAAATGCCATCAAGGCTTTAACACGTGCCCTCAAAGATATTTTGACAAGGAAACCGACAAAGGTGCAATCTATATGATCTGTCTGTATTATCATTAATAACATTAATACATATTTCAGCATATAGTCCACAACAATATACACAAATTTTGTTTACTATGACTTAAAATTTGAAAACCGTGGGATGTGTTTTCTGTGCATACCATATTTCCTGTTGGATTTATGGCACTCAGTTTCCAGTGTTAAGGCTCCATTCAAACTAAGGCTAAATCAATTGTAGTACTGAAACTTTCATGTTTGTCAGGCCATCAATGAACTTCTAAACTATTTCTCACTAAGTTGGAAGTTAGAGGTTACATTATATGTCATCAAAGTATTTAATGCTCATTTACTTGTTAGAATCATCCTAAGATGACGTATTTTGAAGGATGATGTAAGCTAAAATCAAGCATTTCAGCtcaccattattattattatttttaaatcaccATTACTAGTAAGGGGTTTATGGTGTTTTCCTCTCAATCATTCACTGCCGTAAAATTAGCATCTACCAAACAAAAAATTCAATTCTGAACCAGACCTGGATTTCTTTTACTTGCTTAACACCACTTAAATGGGCTTTTGACCAGTAAAGAACTTAAACTTATATATCGGTCATCctttattttagattttgacaGACTTGACAACCAATTGTGAATATTATACCTATTCTTTTAACCATATATCATAGATAGAATTAAATGACAAACTGTTAAAGATCTTAAATACAAACACGACAAAAATTAACAAATTTGGGAAACAATGCTTCAAAAGTAAAACAATTTTAAATAACTCAATATAGATACAACCAAGAAAAAAGATACATGCAGTGAACAAAAACATATACCACAGAAGAAGTATTTAAAAACTTGTGAGTTGCAACCTGGTGtccttacctttattgatgactgTGAAAAATGTCCCAGATCTGCATACATTGCTTCagaacctgtaaaagagaaagttgggaaTACAATTATTCAACAGTATGGAAAAATGTGCTAAGATGATCAGGAACTTCAACAAACCTGTTATGCATAAGAGAACACCACCTAAAGACATCCAACCTCCTCTTCTGGTTTTCTTCAAAAACTTGTACATGTAGTAGGGGGAAAGGGCTTGATATACATGAGGATTCCAGTAGAAAATATTATAAGCACCAATGACACTGATGCACATAAGCCAGATCACGACAATTGGTGCAAACAGGAACCCTAGTCGGTGTGTACCGTATTGTTGCAGTGCAAACAAGCAGACCAGTATGAGACATGCAACAGGAACCTCAACATCTGGAAGTTATAAATCACATTTAACAACCATCAGGTGTAAAAACTGAATAATTGAGTAAGCTGCAGAAAAGCCACAAAGTCAATTTAAAATGCAAGCAATACATTTGGAACCAACAACCACTGCATAATCACATTAGCCAGCAAACAGAAGCAACATCTACCAATCAGAGTCTCAGGTTCAATAATCGGAAAACTAagaggcagcactaaatcacataACAAAAAGATACTAAAAGACACCACAATATTTCTCAAGCCTTTTGAAATTGGCAATTAAACATCCAAGAATACATGGCTAATTACATAGCATATCACAGACAAGAAGGATTGCTGAATTATCCTAGGAAGCCAGTTGATAGATATGGGGTCAATCTTGTTGAGCAACTAACGAACCAAATGTAAGGAAAAtctataaaaaaatgataatccaCATTCAATTTCATCTCGAAGTCAAAAAGAAGCTGAAAGGTTACATAAAATGTAGTCCTGATTACAtaaatttgaatttgttcttctCAACTTCTAGAACACCAGAAAAGTTGTATGCAAGAAATTTTCTAAAGCTATCTCTTCTTTGCTTCTATTCAGTTGTCCTGGAAGTTTTGACAATACACTGACTACAAAAGAAGACATAGCTTATAGACTGTTGCTAAAAGAAATAAGTAGGACAAATAGCATAGAACAGGTAGAGTTGAGGAAAAATAAGAACTGAAGATCAATGTGAAGTAAGAAGTCTCTAGTATAAGCATGACTTCAGGATAGCCAAGCCAGAGAGCAACTTGCCTTTACTTACGTTGGATGACAGTATCTCATGACTCAGATCAATAGATCACTTATACAAGCAATCTATAAACAAAAGCAAAGCTTCACTGTAGCTCATCAGTGACCTACACTGAAGTTACCTATGTAGCTTCAACATGTTCAGTAATCGATGaccttctttttttcctttttaaatgagTCTACCTCCTTCATAATCAAGTTAGCTCAATATGTCTTAGCAAAAGGACAGATAACAATAATGATAATTGTCCACCACCCACAATTTCTAGAAGAAAATAAAGCATTGCTAAAattgcatatttgcaaacatttaTAATTGCAATTCAATGTGATTAGGCATCCTTGAGGAGACCAAAAGACAGAAAAAAACCAAGACAGGCAAATTTGACCCTACCAACCAGAAAGGAATTACTAAGAGAGAGAACAAAACGCAGAGATAGAAACAAAGACAGAATCATGGCAAATATCAAAAGAACCAATGCATATTACTAGGAAATCTACATCTAGACCcttaaacaaaataatttagtAATTAGCTCTCGTCGAGAAACTTCCTTACATTTGTGATGTTCCTTCGACATGGAAAGCTCAAGACCTGAGACTGCAGAGAACACTGCAACAATAAAAGAACATATTTAGGGCGAAAGAAGCACACCGAGTGGCCAAAGGAACTGCAGAAGAGCATACAGAACAAAGCAGATTACCCGAGATTGCGGGGGTGAGGACACCATCCCCAATGACCATGCATGTCCCAAGCAAAGCAAGAACCAGCAACACACGCTGCGAGATTTGGTGCTTCTCCAATAGCCTCCTCATCCACGGTGCAGTCATCGCACCACCAGTAGGGGCGGAAGGATCGCCATTGAGAAGGCCCAAGTGATCATCCTTCTTATTATAGGCCAAGAGCTCCTCATCGGCGACCTGCCCGTTTGGTATGAACCCAACGCGGGCGTGACGAACGAGGAGGGAATAGAGGGCGAACGTGCCACCCTCACCGTTATCGTCTGCTCGGAGAACTACGAGGACATACTTGAGGAGAGGGATAAGGGTGAGGGTCCAGAAAACGAAAGAGAGCACGCCATAGATCTCGTCGTTGCTCTCCGAGTGCTCGATGTCATCAGCAAAGGTGCTCTTGTACACATACAGGGGCGAAGTGCTGAGGTCGCCATAGACCACGCCAAGGCTCTGGTAAGCAAGCATCACGACTGACCTCCATGATTGTCTCTGCAGTTCAGGTGAGGTTCCCTCGTTGGAGCATCAACACTCATCAAACATCTTCAAAACCTTAGCTTTCAGATGAAATGGAGCAAATTGCAATCCCAAAACCAACAAGAGTACCTTAAAATCtagcaaaaattcttaaaatgttCATCTATCacaaaaaaagagagagacgAAAAGAAAGCACTCGGCCCAAGAAACTAATCCAAACTCCCTCCCACTTCTGATTTCAAAGATTCATCAACAAACGTCAAACACGCGGCTCTTAACAAGAAAAAAGTGCCTAAAACCCAAACAAAATCCCTCCTTGAGCTCAATCAACTCCGAAATCTGAACTCGACAAGAAG of Musa acuminata AAA Group cultivar baxijiao chromosome BXJ2-3, Cavendish_Baxijiao_AAA, whole genome shotgun sequence contains these proteins:
- the LOC103977462 gene encoding potassium transporter 6 isoform X2, whose amino-acid sequence is MGLRNLNLSEMDLESGSYINPAKRQSWRSVVMLAYQSLGVVYGDLSTSPLYVYKSTFADDIEHSESNDEIYGVLSFVFWTLTLIPLLKYVLVVLRADDNGEGGTFALYSLLVRHARVGFIPNGQVADEELLAYNKKDDHLGLLNGDPSAPTGGAMTAPWMRRLLEKHQISQRVLLVLALLGTCMVIGDGVLTPAISVFSAVSGLELSMSKEHHKYVEVPVACLILVCLFALQQYGTHRLGFLFAPIVVIWLMCISVIGAYNIFYWNPHVYQALSPYYMYKFLKKTRRGGWMSLGGVLLCITGSEAMYADLGHFSQSSIKIAFTFVVYPSLLLAYMGQAAYLSQHHVIQNHYRIGFYVSVPEFSLVREIKMACSGNSYTCCCGGESISYNWYFLNYQTVHCLGLFSKGEDSAYFIQNRWSGLAVIIVMLVTTCLMSLVIVLCWHKNIFLAICFVVFFGTIEVLFFSASLIKFLEGAWVPIALSFVLMTVMCIWHYGTRKKYEFDVQNKVPINWLLSLGPALGFVRVRGIGLIHTELISGIPAIFSHFVTNLPAFHQVLVFLCIKSVPVPHVLAEERFLVGRVGPKEYRSYRVIVRYGYHDIHKDDLEFEKDLVSSIAEFIQSAGHEQNGHVEATENGDERMMVVSAGFRFHEERAVEPVEAPGPSNSKAMPSSPIPPEKRVRFVLPRSPKLEKGTREELQELMEAREAGMAFILGHSYMRAKSGSSLIKRLVINFGYEFLRRNCRGPMYAVSIPHASTLEVGMIYNV
- the LOC103977462 gene encoding potassium transporter 6 isoform X1 — encoded protein: MGLRNLNLSEMDLESGSYINPAKRQSWRSVVMLAYQSLGVVYGDLSTSPLYVYKSTFADDIEHSESNDEIYGVLSFVFWTLTLIPLLKYVLVVLRADDNGEGGTFALYSLLVRHARVGFIPNGQVADEELLAYNKKDDHLGLLNGDPSAPTGGAMTAPWMRRLLEKHQISQRVLLVLALLGTCMVIGDGVLTPAISVFSAVSGLELSMSKEHHKYVEVPVACLILVCLFALQQYGTHRLGFLFAPIVVIWLMCISVIGAYNIFYWNPHVYQALSPYYMYKFLKKTRRGGWMSLGGVLLCITGSEAMYADLGHFSQSSIKIAFTFVVYPSLLLAYMGQAAYLSQHHVIQNHYRIGFYVSVPERLRWPVLAIAILAAVVGSQSVITGTFSIIKQCTALGCFPRVKIVHTSSKIGGQVYIPEINWILMLLCLAVTIGFRDTKHLGNAQGLAVIIVMLVTTCLMSLVIVLCWHKNIFLAICFVVFFGTIEVLFFSASLIKFLEGAWVPIALSFVLMTVMCIWHYGTRKKYEFDVQNKVPINWLLSLGPALGFVRVRGIGLIHTELISGIPAIFSHFVTNLPAFHQVLVFLCIKSVPVPHVLAEERFLVGRVGPKEYRSYRVIVRYGYHDIHKDDLEFEKDLVSSIAEFIQSAGHEQNGHVEATENGDERMMVVSAGFRFHEERAVEPVEAPGPSNSKAMPSSPIPPEKRVRFVLPRSPKLEKGTREELQELMEAREAGMAFILGHSYMRAKSGSSLIKRLVINFGYEFLRRNCRGPMYAVSIPHASTLEVGMIYNV